From Bacteroidales bacterium, one genomic window encodes:
- a CDS encoding translocation/assembly module TamB: MRRALHIIGWVIVGLVSLQIMAYILLQIPAVQTWTAHKIVKSLTKDIHGKVNVDKVYIVFFNKVLAKNFSIVSTDRTPLLDSLKKNFHQSDTLVAANDVVVTFKLSGLLTKNISIRSIKVEGGVFNLQDETENTNNLDRIFPSTGKTSTSNPSFKLKSLTVKDFRFNLNSPYRWDFKSKRPDVADFADLQLKGINVKAKNIKYKNSTLDANILNISGTDKSGFGINYFTGKVTVGPKLTMIKNVRAGLGRGKSKLIADYFSMGYSNAHTFKYFTDSVVLGARFRQSFLDFKTIGSIAPAMVGSSLAMYLSGEVRGTVRHLRSNKLIVSSKSGQTFLSIGNVRVDGLPDAGNTVISGDVNSCTTTGSDLAEVIASIDNSQKIAFLQNLTPFTKYNFSGNVSGKFDNLFAQGELSSAIGVIWLSTRIKRGEAAGGGTQVEGYVDSQNFDLGAMTGNRLLGSVTAKAVMKVNTGGKGGVSVAMDSVKVNKLVYKGYAYSNIFAKGKYQNESFDGKVICHDPNLDMLFQGFISLKSNTTHKYNFYANIPYADLAAIHLDKRDSISVLSTSLQADFTQSPKNDVFGYLNVDNASYTNSSGDYEIGPVKAISKFEADKYVIDFTSNFAKGEYEGTGKVTDFIGKIKSLIIYKNFSNLLGYKSDRYLREHGYSTTGEKGSDYNLILQTFNTQGIFALVAPGLYIQDSTYLRMRVTPEDHYRLIVRSGRVAYKQDYLRKVRVYVTDQDSLMYARLFSQDARVQGFKVDSAMIVSTGRNNLMDVSVRFRNDSTGTNNTHMNTLVSFLKDTVLMVNGRNRRLMSPVNFAIKPSDVSLKGEKWNFTPASVLYSDSLIVVNNLQINNKRQNFTANGTLSKQIPDSLGIKLNNFDIGFVDLFLEKPFNLHGYFSGKANFSLNKNTNKMFAEIRGDSVSVYGAPVGDMLLLGKWSEPEKRYNILLKTDLEGTSKLAVDGYYKPDSSYVDMHSTLNDLSLTYFEPFLSSVATKTSGYINGNIRLYGPINKLVLTGTDCFFKDFHFVLDYTKVPYTINGPLVINENGVFLKNDQLKDQYGNTGTISGNVTYKNFKNLKLNTRIALDNLQCLNTKEKDNPDFYGDGFASGTVNISGTPEKILLDVNARTEPNTLVHIPVSGSSSATKTNILTFVKEKKYFKIDPYDTLQLSAPKEVSAPTEIVVKLQLNVSPEANVWLEVNKSTGDIIKANGTGQIGIEVDPKKDVFDLTGNYSIEHGSYHFVLLGIAARDFEIQPGGNITFNGNVEDTDLDLTALYKTKASINALISDTSSVSSMRNVTCQLGLSGKLSDPQMKFHIDIPDLDPTTKVKVSSALNSDDKVQKQFASLIVSGGFVPDEQSGISSNATVLYSNASEMLSGQLNNIFMQLGIPLDLGLNYHPGDKGSTDVFDVAVSTQLFNNRVIINGNIGNDPYTGNNGRDVIGNIDVEVKLDKNGKLRMNFFSHATDRYSNYLDESQRTGLGIAYQQDFNSFGELFRKKTPEQKAFDKKIKAEDKAKRAADRAKRIEARKAKAAAREAEKRAAKTVEK; encoded by the coding sequence ATGCGCCGCGCTTTACATATCATTGGCTGGGTAATTGTGGGCCTTGTGTCTCTGCAAATTATGGCCTATATCCTGCTGCAGATTCCGGCGGTCCAGACATGGACAGCACATAAAATTGTAAAGTCGCTTACAAAAGACATTCACGGAAAAGTAAACGTAGATAAGGTTTACATCGTCTTTTTCAACAAGGTTCTTGCAAAAAATTTCTCTATTGTCTCAACGGACAGAACTCCCCTTTTGGACTCCCTCAAGAAAAATTTTCACCAGTCGGATACATTGGTTGCCGCTAATGATGTTGTGGTAACCTTCAAATTATCAGGCCTGCTAACAAAGAATATAAGTATCCGCTCAATTAAGGTAGAGGGTGGAGTCTTCAATTTGCAGGATGAGACTGAGAACACTAATAATCTCGACAGAATTTTCCCGTCCACCGGAAAAACCAGTACAAGCAATCCCTCTTTTAAACTTAAATCTCTAACTGTCAAGGATTTCAGATTTAATCTTAATTCCCCTTACAGATGGGACTTTAAGAGCAAAAGGCCGGATGTTGCAGATTTTGCAGACTTGCAGCTCAAAGGCATTAACGTTAAGGCAAAAAATATAAAGTATAAAAACAGCACTCTAGATGCCAATATCCTGAACATCAGCGGTACCGATAAAAGCGGATTTGGAATAAATTATTTTACCGGAAAAGTCACCGTAGGTCCAAAGCTTACAATGATAAAAAACGTAAGGGCAGGGCTTGGAAGAGGAAAGTCAAAACTTATAGCTGACTATTTCTCAATGGGATACAGCAATGCACACACTTTTAAATATTTTACTGATTCAGTGGTTCTTGGGGCAAGATTCAGGCAAAGTTTCTTGGACTTTAAAACAATAGGAAGCATTGCGCCGGCTATGGTTGGAAGCTCTCTCGCCATGTATCTGTCGGGAGAAGTAAGGGGCACCGTAAGACATTTAAGAAGCAACAAGCTTATTGTCTCTTCCAAAAGCGGTCAAACATTTTTGTCTATAGGAAATGTAAGGGTAGACGGTCTGCCGGATGCAGGTAACACGGTTATATCTGGAGATGTAAATAGCTGCACCACAACCGGAAGCGACCTTGCGGAAGTAATTGCTTCTATTGATAATTCTCAAAAAATCGCCTTCCTGCAAAACCTTACTCCGTTCACAAAATATAACTTTAGCGGAAACGTCAGCGGAAAATTCGACAATCTGTTTGCGCAGGGTGAGTTATCCTCTGCGATTGGAGTTATCTGGCTGAGTACCAGAATTAAAAGAGGAGAGGCCGCAGGAGGAGGAACTCAAGTAGAAGGCTACGTAGATTCTCAAAATTTTGACCTTGGCGCCATGACCGGAAACAGGTTGCTTGGCTCTGTTACTGCAAAGGCAGTGATGAAAGTTAATACCGGCGGCAAGGGAGGAGTCTCTGTCGCGATGGATAGCGTGAAGGTTAACAAACTGGTATACAAGGGATATGCATACTCCAATATTTTTGCAAAAGGCAAATACCAAAATGAGAGTTTTGATGGAAAGGTAATATGCCATGACCCAAATCTGGATATGTTGTTCCAGGGTTTCATCTCTCTAAAGTCCAACACTACACACAAATACAACTTCTACGCAAATATTCCTTATGCAGATTTGGCTGCCATTCATCTGGATAAACGTGATAGTATTTCCGTGCTTAGCACATCTCTGCAGGCAGACTTCACTCAGTCTCCAAAGAATGATGTATTTGGATATTTGAATGTAGATAACGCTTCATATACAAACAGTTCAGGAGATTATGAAATTGGCCCGGTAAAAGCCATATCCAAATTTGAAGCGGATAAATACGTAATAGATTTTACCTCAAATTTTGCAAAGGGAGAATATGAAGGAACGGGAAAGGTTACAGATTTCATAGGGAAAATCAAGTCATTAATTATTTACAAGAACTTCTCAAATCTGCTTGGGTATAAGAGCGACAGGTACTTGAGAGAGCACGGTTACTCTACTACCGGGGAGAAGGGTTCTGACTATAACTTGATTCTGCAAACATTTAACACACAGGGTATTTTTGCATTGGTGGCACCCGGACTTTACATCCAGGACAGCACATATCTTAGAATGAGAGTGACGCCGGAAGATCATTACAGACTTATTGTTAGGAGCGGCAGAGTTGCATATAAACAAGATTACTTAAGGAAGGTAAGAGTGTATGTTACAGACCAGGATTCATTAATGTATGCTAGATTGTTTAGCCAAGATGCGCGCGTGCAGGGATTCAAAGTAGACAGCGCTATGATTGTATCTACGGGGCGCAATAATCTGATGGATGTATCTGTCAGATTCAGAAATGATTCCACCGGCACTAACAACACCCACATGAACACTCTGGTTTCCTTCCTAAAGGATACCGTGCTGATGGTGAACGGCCGCAACAGAAGATTAATGTCACCTGTTAATTTTGCAATCAAGCCATCTGATGTATCGCTAAAAGGAGAAAAATGGAACTTTACCCCAGCCTCAGTTTTATACTCTGACAGTTTAATTGTTGTAAATAATCTGCAGATTAATAATAAGAGGCAAAACTTTACGGCAAACGGAACTTTATCTAAACAAATCCCTGATTCATTGGGAATTAAGCTAAATAATTTTGACATAGGCTTTGTGGATTTGTTCTTGGAAAAGCCATTTAATCTGCACGGTTACTTCTCAGGCAAAGCAAACTTCTCTCTCAATAAAAACACAAACAAAATGTTTGCGGAGATACGCGGAGATTCAGTATCTGTTTACGGAGCTCCGGTAGGAGACATGCTGCTTCTTGGAAAATGGTCAGAACCGGAGAAGAGATATAACATATTGTTAAAGACTGATTTAGAGGGAACATCAAAGCTGGCGGTGGACGGATATTATAAGCCGGACAGCTCTTATGTTGATATGCACTCCACTCTTAATGACTTGTCGCTCACCTATTTTGAGCCGTTTTTATCATCTGTCGCGACAAAAACATCCGGCTATATAAATGGAAATATAAGGCTATACGGGCCTATAAATAAGCTGGTTCTGACAGGGACAGATTGTTTCTTCAAAGATTTTCATTTTGTGCTTGATTACACAAAAGTACCATACACAATTAATGGTCCGCTTGTTATAAACGAGAATGGTGTCTTCCTTAAGAATGACCAGCTCAAAGACCAATATGGAAATACCGGAACTATCTCTGGCAATGTAACTTACAAGAACTTTAAGAACTTGAAGCTCAATACCAGGATTGCCCTTGACAATCTGCAATGCCTGAATACTAAAGAGAAAGACAACCCCGATTTTTACGGAGACGGCTTTGCGAGCGGAACAGTAAACATAAGCGGTACGCCTGAAAAAATTCTGCTGGATGTTAATGCCAGGACGGAGCCCAACACCCTTGTACATATCCCTGTATCAGGCTCTTCCAGCGCAACAAAGACCAACATACTAACTTTTGTAAAAGAGAAAAAATACTTTAAGATAGACCCATATGACACATTGCAGCTCTCCGCTCCAAAGGAAGTCTCCGCCCCTACTGAAATTGTTGTGAAACTGCAGTTAAATGTAAGTCCGGAAGCAAATGTATGGCTGGAAGTTAACAAGTCCACGGGAGACATTATTAAAGCAAACGGGACGGGACAAATTGGAATAGAAGTGGATCCTAAGAAAGATGTCTTTGATCTTACGGGGAATTATAGCATTGAACACGGAAGCTATCACTTTGTACTGCTGGGAATTGCAGCAAGGGATTTTGAAATTCAGCCGGGCGGCAATATTACATTTAACGGAAACGTAGAAGACACAGATTTGGATTTGACTGCGCTGTATAAAACCAAAGCCTCTATAAATGCCTTGATATCAGATACTAGCTCTGTGAGCAGCATGAGAAACGTTACATGCCAGCTTGGACTTAGCGGAAAATTGTCAGATCCTCAGATGAAATTTCACATTGACATTCCGGACCTGGACCCTACTACAAAAGTTAAGGTTTCAAGCGCACTAAATTCAGATGATAAAGTCCAAAAACAGTTTGCCTCCCTTATTGTAAGCGGAGGCTTTGTGCCGGATGAACAGTCAGGTATATCTTCCAACGCCACAGTACTTTACTCTAATGCATCTGAAATGCTGAGCGGACAATTAAACAATATATTCATGCAGCTGGGCATTCCTCTTGACCTAGGATTAAATTATCATCCGGGGGACAAGGGATCAACGGATGTCTTTGATGTTGCCGTTTCCACACAATTGTTTAACAACAGAGTTATAATAAATGGAAATATAGGAAACGACCCGTACACGGGAAACAACGGCAGAGATGTTATCGGAAATATAGATGTGGAGGTTAAGCTGGACAAAAACGGGAAACTAAGGATGAACTTCTTCTCGCATGCAACAGACAGATACTCAAACTATTTGGATGAAAGCCAGCGCACGGGACTAGGAATTGCATATCAGCAAGATTTCAATTCATTTGGAGAATTATTCCGCAAAAAGACTCCGGAACAAAAAGCTTTTGACAAAAAAATAAAGGCGGAAGATAAAGCAAAGCGCGCGGCTGATAGAGCAAAGAGAATAGAGGCAAGAAAAGCAAAAGCAGCAGCGAGGGAAGCGGAAAAAAGAGCCGCAAAAACAGTTGAAAAATGA
- the tsaD gene encoding tRNA (adenosine(37)-N6)-threonylcarbamoyltransferase complex transferase subunit TsaD yields MSNIILGIESSCDDTSAAVIRDEYLLSSVIASQEVHRKYGGVIPELASRAHQLNIVPVVDQALKQAGVTMEDVDAIAFTRGPGLLGSLLVGVSFAKGLALSAGKPLVEVNHLQGHILSCFLKEEGKEKQYPHFPFLALLVSGGHTQIVIVKDYLDFEIIGQTIDDAVGEAFDKCSKMMGLGYPGGPIIDKLAKEGDENKFKFTLPNVGGLDYSFSGIKTSLLYFLRDQLKENEHFIEENKADICASFQKALIDILMKKLLLAVKQTGITQVSIGGGVSANSGLRNRIINEGIKRHWTTFVPEFKFTTDNAAMIAITGLYKFRKGETCSIDVAPISRASQMK; encoded by the coding sequence ATGAGCAATATAATTTTAGGAATAGAATCTTCTTGCGATGATACTTCCGCAGCTGTTATCAGGGACGAGTATCTGCTTTCCAGCGTGATTGCAAGTCAGGAAGTTCATAGAAAATATGGTGGCGTGATTCCTGAGCTTGCGTCAAGAGCGCACCAATTAAACATTGTACCTGTTGTTGACCAGGCACTTAAGCAGGCCGGAGTTACAATGGAGGATGTAGATGCCATAGCATTTACGCGCGGCCCTGGACTGCTTGGCTCTCTGCTTGTAGGCGTTTCATTTGCAAAAGGTCTGGCTCTTTCCGCAGGTAAGCCGCTTGTAGAAGTAAATCATTTACAAGGACATATACTTTCCTGCTTCTTAAAAGAAGAGGGGAAGGAGAAACAATATCCGCACTTTCCTTTTTTGGCTTTGCTGGTTTCCGGCGGTCATACGCAGATTGTTATAGTTAAGGATTATCTTGATTTTGAGATTATTGGACAGACAATTGATGACGCCGTGGGAGAGGCATTTGATAAGTGCTCAAAGATGATGGGACTTGGGTATCCCGGCGGTCCTATCATAGATAAGCTTGCAAAAGAGGGAGATGAGAATAAATTTAAATTCACCCTTCCAAATGTTGGCGGGCTGGATTACAGTTTCAGCGGAATTAAAACATCATTGCTATATTTCTTGCGTGACCAATTGAAAGAAAATGAGCATTTTATAGAGGAGAACAAAGCGGATATCTGCGCAAGTTTCCAGAAAGCGCTGATAGACATATTGATGAAGAAACTTTTGCTTGCCGTAAAGCAGACCGGAATAACACAGGTATCCATCGGAGGCGGCGTCTCTGCAAATTCGGGACTGCGCAATCGTATTATAAATGAAGGCATTAAAAGGCATTGGACTACATTTGTCCCAGAGTTCAAATTCACAACGGACAATGCAGCAATGATTGCCATAACCGGACTTTATAAATTCCGCAAAGGGGAGACCTGCAGCATTGATGTTGCTCCAATATCCAGAGCATCACAGATGAAATAA
- a CDS encoding NAD(P)/FAD-dependent oxidoreductase — protein MREVEVSFEARENPSREQIINKCARQCGVQEKNISYFEVLRKSLDARGGGILAKYRVQVAVKGEQIPEPFKIQPYLDCSNGENVIIIGAGPAGLFAALTLLQLGKKPVILERGKDVHSRKFDTAKLSREQIVNPNSNYCFGEGGAGTFSDGKLYTRSTKKGDIREVLYQFVKFGADPSILIDAHPHIGSDKLPAIIEAMRNCIIEHGGEVHFNSKVSDLQQVKVENNVQWRVICQDAEYVATSVILATGHSARDIYQLFYDKKWDLQAKGFALGVRAEHPQSLINNIQYHKKWQPYLPAAEYYLVTQVENRGVFSFCMCPGGILVPAATEPGEVVLNGMSNSMRNSKWANAGIVTSVEPEDLPDFEEFGALKVLKFQQSVERKIYSLNGGTLKAPAQRMDDFVRGKLSATLPATSYVPGAYSAMLNEVLPDFVARRLQKAFPEFDKKMRGYYTSQSLLLAVESRTSSPVRIPRDPETLQHITLKNLYPCGEGAGYSGGIVSSAIDGINVARKI, from the coding sequence ATGAGAGAAGTAGAAGTATCTTTTGAGGCGCGTGAAAATCCCTCCAGAGAGCAGATAATTAATAAGTGCGCAAGACAATGCGGCGTGCAGGAGAAAAATATTTCTTACTTTGAAGTTTTGCGAAAGTCTTTGGATGCCAGAGGCGGTGGCATCCTTGCAAAGTACAGAGTACAAGTTGCTGTAAAAGGGGAGCAAATTCCTGAGCCATTTAAAATTCAGCCTTATTTGGATTGTTCTAATGGTGAGAATGTTATAATAATCGGTGCGGGACCGGCAGGATTATTTGCCGCGTTAACGTTGCTCCAGCTTGGCAAGAAACCTGTGATTTTAGAGAGGGGAAAAGATGTTCACTCCCGCAAATTTGATACTGCAAAACTCTCTAGAGAGCAGATAGTTAATCCAAATTCAAATTATTGTTTTGGGGAGGGCGGTGCCGGAACTTTCTCTGACGGAAAGCTTTATACTCGCTCCACTAAAAAAGGCGACATCCGCGAGGTGTTGTATCAGTTTGTGAAATTTGGTGCAGACCCTTCCATTCTTATTGATGCTCACCCTCATATAGGCAGCGATAAACTTCCGGCAATAATAGAGGCAATGCGCAATTGCATAATTGAACACGGCGGTGAAGTCCATTTTAATTCCAAAGTTTCTGATTTGCAGCAAGTTAAAGTTGAAAACAATGTCCAATGGAGAGTAATCTGCCAGGATGCTGAATATGTTGCAACTTCTGTAATACTCGCGACAGGTCATTCAGCAAGGGACATCTATCAATTGTTTTACGATAAAAAATGGGATTTGCAGGCAAAAGGATTCGCACTTGGAGTGCGTGCGGAACATCCTCAGTCTCTGATAAATAACATTCAGTATCACAAAAAATGGCAGCCTTATTTGCCCGCTGCAGAATACTATTTGGTAACTCAGGTAGAGAACAGGGGAGTATTCTCTTTTTGCATGTGCCCCGGAGGAATTCTTGTGCCCGCCGCAACTGAACCTGGAGAGGTAGTTCTTAACGGGATGAGCAACTCCATGCGTAATTCCAAGTGGGCCAATGCAGGTATTGTCACATCTGTTGAACCTGAGGATTTACCTGATTTTGAGGAATTTGGAGCGCTTAAAGTTTTAAAGTTCCAGCAGTCTGTGGAGAGAAAAATATACTCTCTTAACGGCGGAACACTCAAGGCTCCTGCACAAAGAATGGATGATTTTGTGCGCGGAAAACTTTCCGCAACTCTTCCTGCAACTTCTTATGTGCCCGGTGCTTACAGCGCAATGTTAAATGAAGTCCTGCCCGATTTTGTAGCACGCAGGCTGCAGAAAGCATTCCCGGAATTTGACAAAAAAATGAGAGGCTATTACACCTCTCAATCTTTATTGCTTGCAGTTGAATCCAGAACTTCATCTCCAGTTAGAATTCCCAGAGATCCTGAGACTCTGCAACATATCACGCTCAAAAACTTATATCCGTGCGGTGAGGGAGCCGGTTACTCCGGTGGTATTGTCTCATCCGCAATTGACGGTATCAATGTTGCCAGAAAGATATAA
- a CDS encoding FKBP-type peptidyl-prolyl cis-trans isomerase yields MEIGNKKVVSLTYTLTVNGKEIETVKAESPLKFIFGSGMLLPKFEEQILGKKEGDLFEFQLVAKDAYGEVNPAAVVNLPMNLFERDGKVEEGLLTIGNMLPMQDSEGNRLNGVVKDVKPLEKVVVMDFNHPLAGADLNFKGKVENIREATEKELTDGLFNEKAQHSCGGDCGDGGCEGCSGCH; encoded by the coding sequence ATGGAAATCGGAAATAAAAAAGTTGTATCTCTGACCTACACGCTTACGGTTAACGGTAAAGAGATTGAGACAGTAAAGGCAGAGAGCCCTTTAAAATTTATATTTGGCTCAGGAATGCTTCTTCCAAAATTTGAAGAGCAGATTCTTGGCAAGAAAGAGGGAGATTTGTTTGAATTTCAACTTGTTGCAAAAGACGCTTACGGAGAGGTAAATCCGGCTGCCGTAGTAAATCTTCCAATGAATCTCTTTGAAAGAGACGGAAAAGTTGAGGAAGGTCTTCTTACTATCGGCAATATGCTTCCTATGCAAGACAGTGAAGGTAACAGACTTAACGGCGTAGTTAAGGATGTAAAGCCTTTGGAAAAAGTTGTTGTCATGGACTTCAACCATCCTCTTGCCGGAGCAGATTTGAACTTTAAAGGCAAAGTTGAAAATATCAGGGAAGCTACTGAAAAAGAGCTTACTGACGGATTATTCAATGAGAAAGCTCAGCATTCTTGCGGAGGAGATTGCGGAGACGGCGGATGCGAGGGTTGCAGCGGCTGCCATTAA
- a CDS encoding sodium:proton antiporter: MKKPGLFLSFIPVIVLVAIIIVSIFVYKGEITSGPAQIALVSAAVTGALIAMMKLKVPWEKLEQGMLENLSNAGVAIFILLMIGALTASWIQSGVVPSLVYYGLELINPSVFLIVIFVFTAVISLMIGSSWTTVGTIGVAMISAGHVLGFHSGWLAGAIISGAYFGDKVSPLSDTTNLASSISGARLYDHVKYMLVTNIPAIIITAAIFTIAGFTIHANSNIDVASQLAAIKGTYHISPWLLLIPFFTIFLIIKKVSPFLTLFLSAVLAAVIACFVQPQITAQISPFALNDWKTYFYVPVKVISSHVDIAAGNDMLTKLASTNGIAGMLNTIWIILCVTAFGGIMEAAGFIKKITEKMEVLMKNTVSLVSTTIGTCIFCNITLADQYMAIIVPGKMLKKLYEEKGYEGRLLSRSLEDSATVTSVLVPWNTCGVMQSSVLGVPTLVYAPYCFFNLISPIMSILCAAIGFRIFKHNKPLMKVALRHKHCGEGCKRGCCRGGKNICRDG, encoded by the coding sequence ATGAAGAAGCCCGGCCTCTTTCTCTCGTTCATTCCAGTTATTGTACTTGTTGCTATAATAATTGTAAGCATCTTTGTGTATAAAGGTGAAATCACATCAGGACCTGCGCAGATAGCACTTGTTTCCGCCGCCGTCACCGGTGCGCTGATTGCCATGATGAAACTGAAAGTTCCATGGGAAAAGCTGGAACAGGGAATGCTTGAAAATCTGAGCAATGCAGGAGTTGCAATTTTTATTTTGCTGATGATTGGAGCGCTAACTGCATCCTGGATACAAAGCGGCGTTGTCCCCTCTCTTGTCTATTATGGATTGGAATTAATTAATCCTTCCGTATTCTTGATAGTTATTTTTGTATTCACTGCGGTAATATCGTTGATGATTGGAAGTTCCTGGACCACAGTTGGTACCATTGGAGTTGCAATGATAAGCGCAGGCCATGTTCTGGGTTTCCATTCCGGCTGGCTTGCAGGCGCCATTATTTCCGGAGCATATTTTGGAGATAAAGTCTCCCCATTATCCGATACAACAAATCTTGCCTCAAGCATTTCAGGCGCAAGATTGTATGACCACGTTAAATACATGCTGGTCACAAACATACCGGCAATTATAATTACTGCGGCAATTTTTACAATTGCGGGTTTTACGATACACGCAAATTCCAATATAGATGTAGCCTCACAACTTGCAGCAATCAAAGGAACATACCATATTTCTCCTTGGCTGCTGCTTATTCCGTTCTTTACTATATTCCTGATTATAAAGAAAGTATCCCCTTTTCTGACACTATTTTTATCTGCAGTGCTTGCAGCGGTTATTGCCTGTTTTGTCCAGCCGCAAATAACGGCTCAGATATCCCCGTTTGCTTTAAATGACTGGAAAACATATTTTTACGTACCCGTAAAAGTTATATCAAGCCACGTGGACATAGCTGCAGGAAACGATATGCTCACAAAACTTGCCTCTACAAACGGAATTGCAGGAATGCTTAATACAATCTGGATTATTCTATGTGTCACGGCATTCGGAGGAATAATGGAAGCTGCGGGATTCATAAAGAAAATTACGGAAAAGATGGAAGTGCTGATGAAGAATACAGTAAGTCTTGTCTCCACCACAATTGGAACATGCATATTCTGCAACATTACACTGGCTGATCAGTATATGGCAATTATTGTCCCGGGTAAAATGCTCAAAAAATTATATGAGGAGAAAGGATATGAAGGTAGGCTGCTGAGCCGCTCCCTGGAGGATTCCGCCACAGTTACATCTGTGCTTGTGCCTTGGAATACATGCGGCGTCATGCAGTCCAGCGTACTTGGAGTGCCAACGCTTGTATATGCGCCCTATTGTTTCTTTAATCTGATATCTCCCATAATGTCAATTCTTTGCGCAGCAATCGGTTTTAGAATTTTCAAACACAACAAGCCTTTGATGAAAGTGGCATTGCGGCATAAGCATTGCGGAGAGGGATGCAAAAGAGGCTGCTGCAGAGGCGGCAAAAATATCTGTCGCGATGGATAA
- a CDS encoding DUF2400 domain-containing protein has product MERSEIIKTIARLGCEYDTISHFRGKDPVIFPRHFYLMYKGLQPEENFPVPDSYKVQLQDIEIAGIIAAHLAWGRRAMILRDTGRAMDEMHWKPYEYIMAGKYRDEDKSLHRTVKWSEFAMICGNLRKYYSEHQSLEPLTPDQMRVQIFGQKSDLKMPNKKIHMFRRWMVRNDGVVDFGLWKTISPADLIIPLDVHVHDTALDLGITDRKPSDYRTAKEITDFCAQAFPGDPCKGDYALFAYSVENPKPKKPKAPKQKEC; this is encoded by the coding sequence ATGGAGAGATCTGAAATTATAAAAACCATTGCCAGGCTGGGGTGCGAATATGACACAATCAGCCATTTCCGCGGCAAAGACCCAGTTATTTTCCCGCGCCATTTCTATCTGATGTACAAAGGGTTGCAGCCGGAGGAAAATTTTCCTGTCCCCGACAGTTATAAAGTTCAGCTGCAGGATATTGAGATTGCAGGAATTATTGCGGCGCATCTTGCATGGGGCAGAAGAGCCATGATACTGAGGGATACGGGACGTGCAATGGATGAAATGCACTGGAAACCATACGAATATATAATGGCCGGCAAATACAGGGATGAAGACAAAAGTTTGCACCGCACGGTTAAGTGGAGCGAATTTGCAATGATATGCGGAAATTTGCGCAAGTATTATAGTGAACATCAAAGCCTTGAGCCACTTACACCCGACCAAATGAGAGTTCAGATTTTTGGACAGAAGAGCGATTTAAAAATGCCAAATAAAAAAATCCACATGTTCCGCAGGTGGATGGTACGCAATGACGGAGTGGTAGATTTTGGCTTGTGGAAGACAATCTCTCCGGCAGACCTGATTATTCCACTGGATGTCCACGTGCATGATACAGCGCTAGACCTTGGAATAACAGACAGAAAACCATCTGATTACAGGACAGCAAAAGAAATTACCGATTTTTGCGCACAGGCATTTCCGGGCGACCCGTGCAAAGGTGATTATGCATTATTTGCATACTCTGTTGAAAATCCAAAACCCAAAAAACCAAAAGCGCCTAAACAAAAGGAGTGTTAA
- a CDS encoding type B 50S ribosomal protein L31 — translation MKKGIHPETYRLVAFKDMSNDQVFITRSCEATKETIDIDGQTYPLVKVEISSSSHPFFTGKMKLVDTAGRVDKFYSRYKKYNQK, via the coding sequence ATGAAAAAAGGAATTCATCCCGAAACCTACCGACTTGTAGCTTTCAAGGATATGTCTAATGATCAGGTGTTTATCACAAGAAGTTGTGAGGCAACCAAAGAGACAATTGATATAGACGGCCAGACCTACCCTTTGGTAAAGGTAGAGATCTCCAGCTCTTCTCACCCATTCTTTACTGGTAAGATGAAGCTTGTAGATACAGCCGGACGTGTAGATAAGTTCTACAGCAGATACAAGAAATACAATCAGAAATAA